The following proteins are encoded in a genomic region of Microcoleus sp. FACHB-68:
- a CDS encoding COP23 domain-containing protein, producing MGVNSTVAQPVVSPPSPTRNSPEATIFKCIPYSNEFLITVAQNGEREAALFIWSQHNFSSDIPPQEACNSFSQRLSEKVTQNNGSLKNLLFTMGRVSDRTVLCLVHNYQEGCNTHNTVFTLNPEDAKQYNGQPYKFVEYLTNFRPPACDSQVVQFVGNPIIDIERQFYFSLELWQNKFLLNETPIPSPPPECVNQK from the coding sequence TTGGGAGTTAATTCAACTGTAGCTCAACCAGTTGTCTCACCTCCAAGCCCTACAAGAAATTCACCAGAAGCAACTATCTTTAAATGTATTCCTTACAGCAATGAATTTTTGATTACTGTTGCACAAAACGGTGAAAGAGAAGCGGCTTTATTTATCTGGAGCCAGCATAATTTTAGTTCTGACATACCTCCTCAAGAAGCTTGCAACAGTTTTTCACAACGCTTGAGTGAGAAAGTAACTCAGAACAACGGTAGTTTGAAAAATTTGCTGTTTACAATGGGGCGGGTGAGTGATCGAACCGTGCTTTGTTTGGTACACAATTACCAAGAAGGCTGTAACACACATAACACGGTGTTCACATTAAACCCTGAAGATGCTAAACAATATAATGGACAACCCTATAAATTTGTAGAATATTTAACAAACTTTCGGCCCCCGGCTTGCGACTCTCAAGTTGTACAATTTGTTGGAAATCCGATTATCGATATTGAGCGGCAATTTTATTTTAGTTTAGAACTTTGGCAAAATAAATTTTTACTCAATGAAACACCGATCCCCTCACCTCCACCCGAATGCGTAAACCAGAAATAA
- a CDS encoding DMT family transporter, with translation MSLAERPARWQVGLVLIAGILAISTAAIFIRLAIAAAGAGGVGFSLVLAASRLALAGLILLPTWRRIQFNRLDRGALRFAGMAGFFLALHFATWITSLSYTSIAASTALVTTNPVWVAILSWLWFKEKPTAQQAAGIAIAFAGGLCIGFADAGSADAGSNPLWGDFLALLGSVAISLYLLLGREAQRRGLGIGGYVAVAYTVAALVLLPLPPMFGAGYIGYPREVYLYLLLMAIFPQLIGHTSFNWAVVWISPTLVTLAILFEPVGSSLLGYLLFREVPPVPVLGGAAVLLAGVAIAALGARKEC, from the coding sequence ATGAGCCTAGCCGAGCGACCGGCTCGTTGGCAAGTGGGGCTGGTTCTGATTGCTGGCATTTTGGCCATCTCGACGGCGGCAATTTTTATACGCCTAGCAATTGCAGCAGCCGGCGCTGGGGGTGTGGGGTTCAGTCTGGTTTTGGCGGCTTCTCGTCTGGCGCTTGCCGGCCTGATTTTGCTGCCAACGTGGCGACGTATTCAGTTTAACCGGCTAGATCGGGGTGCTTTGCGTTTTGCCGGCATGGCGGGGTTTTTTCTGGCGCTGCACTTTGCCACCTGGATTACTTCGCTCTCTTACACCTCCATTGCAGCTTCTACCGCTCTCGTCACAACCAATCCAGTTTGGGTGGCTATTCTTTCATGGCTGTGGTTTAAGGAGAAACCCACCGCGCAACAAGCGGCTGGTATTGCCATCGCTTTCGCCGGCGGCTTGTGTATCGGTTTTGCAGATGCCGGTTCGGCTGATGCCGGCAGCAACCCGCTATGGGGAGATTTTCTGGCACTGCTGGGTTCGGTCGCTATTAGTCTGTATTTGCTTTTAGGGCGAGAGGCGCAACGGCGAGGGCTGGGCATAGGGGGATACGTGGCAGTGGCTTACACGGTTGCAGCGCTGGTGCTTTTGCCGCTGCCGCCGATGTTTGGAGCCGGCTACATCGGTTATCCGAGAGAAGTTTATCTCTACCTGCTGTTGATGGCCATTTTTCCTCAGTTGATTGGCCACACCAGTTTTAATTGGGCAGTTGTCTGGATTTCACCCACCTTGGTGACGCTGGCAATTTTGTTTGAGCCGGTGGGTTCGAGTCTCCTCGGCTATCTGCTATTTCGGGAAGTGCCCCCAGTGCCGGTTTTGGGAGGTGCGGCGGTTTTGCTTGCCGGTGTGGCGATCGCAGCATTAGGCGCGAGGAAAGAGTGCTGA
- the ggt gene encoding gamma-glutamyltransferase has product MNKKTHGVIAAGHPKTAEAGVEMLRQGGNAFDAAAAAILASFVTESALTSAAGGGFLLAHTQDNQNILFDFFTQTPRQKKPESELSFAPIEVNFGGAVQEFHIGLGSMAVPTNLAGVFYVQKKLGRLPLKAVAEPAIHYAQNGIELNDFQAYCLTLLNPIMLASEESRKIYAPTGKLIQAGEQLSFQDFAKTLTYLTEKGAREFYEGEIADQLVKDCQDQGGHLTLEDLKNYRVIERTPQIINYRGNTLLTNPPPSSGGTLIAFALKLLSNVNLENLEFGSTRHLQLLAEVMRLTNDARKHGFDGNLYQQDVADNFLNSSHLSNSINQLTEISSKWGSTTHISVVDSEGNAASVTTSNGEGSGYVIPGTGIMVNNMLGEEDLNPQGFHKWPENVRISSMMAPTIVLKDNQPEIVLGSGGSNRIRTAILQVISNIIDFKMPVDRAVDSPRVHWENNVFSLEPGFASEEIKNLGINFSSQLVEWQKKNMFFGGVHTVLETSEGDISGAGDRRRGGVIREV; this is encoded by the coding sequence ATGAATAAAAAAACTCATGGCGTGATTGCAGCCGGCCACCCAAAAACAGCAGAAGCCGGCGTTGAAATGTTGCGACAAGGCGGCAATGCTTTTGATGCCGCAGCCGCTGCAATTTTAGCATCTTTTGTCACTGAATCTGCCTTAACTTCGGCTGCCGGTGGGGGATTTCTTTTAGCACACACGCAAGATAACCAAAATATTTTATTTGATTTTTTTACCCAAACTCCTCGCCAGAAAAAACCTGAGTCAGAATTAAGTTTTGCTCCGATTGAAGTTAATTTTGGCGGAGCCGTGCAAGAATTTCATATTGGGCTTGGTTCTATGGCAGTGCCGACCAATCTTGCTGGGGTGTTTTACGTTCAAAAAAAGTTAGGCAGATTACCCTTAAAAGCAGTTGCAGAGCCGGCAATTCACTATGCACAAAACGGCATAGAACTCAACGATTTTCAAGCTTACTGCTTAACACTCCTCAACCCGATTATGCTGGCTTCTGAAGAAAGCCGCAAAATATATGCTCCCACCGGCAAGCTTATTCAAGCCGGCGAACAATTATCATTCCAAGACTTTGCCAAGACATTAACCTATTTAACAGAAAAAGGAGCAAGGGAATTTTACGAAGGCGAAATCGCTGATCAACTTGTTAAAGATTGCCAGGATCAAGGTGGGCATTTAACCTTAGAAGACTTGAAAAACTATCGCGTTATCGAAAGAACCCCGCAGATTATAAATTATCGAGGCAATACTTTACTAACAAATCCTCCGCCGAGTTCTGGAGGCACACTGATTGCCTTTGCCTTAAAACTGCTATCCAATGTTAATCTAGAAAATCTAGAATTTGGCAGCACTCGTCATTTGCAACTATTAGCAGAGGTAATGCGTTTAACAAATGATGCCAGAAAACATGGTTTCGATGGAAATCTTTATCAACAAGATGTTGCAGATAATTTTTTAAACTCCTCTCATTTATCAAATTCGATAAATCAATTAACAGAAATTTCCAGTAAATGGGGTAGCACAACCCATATCAGCGTAGTTGATAGTGAAGGAAATGCTGCCAGTGTTACAACTTCCAATGGCGAAGGATCGGGTTATGTCATTCCCGGCACCGGCATTATGGTTAATAATATGCTGGGTGAAGAAGATTTAAACCCGCAAGGATTCCATAAGTGGCCGGAAAATGTACGAATTTCTTCGATGATGGCTCCTACTATTGTGTTAAAAGATAATCAACCAGAAATTGTTTTGGGTTCAGGTGGATCGAATCGGATCAGAACTGCGATTTTACAAGTCATTTCCAATATTATTGATTTTAAGATGCCGGTTGATAGGGCAGTGGATAGCCCTAGAGTTCACTGGGAAAATAATGTTTTTAGTTTGGAACCGGGATTTGCCAGCGAAGAAATTAAGAATTTAGGGATTAACTTTAGTAGTCAGTTAGTTGAGTGGCAGAAAAAGAATATGTTTTTTGGGGGAGTTCATACAGTTTTGGAAACTTCGGAAGGAGATATTTCAGGGGCAGGAGATCGGCGAAGAGGTGGTGTGATTCGAGAGGTTTAG
- a CDS encoding mechanosensitive ion channel domain-containing protein → MKNNRNRHQFWLLPACCIAGIVMALLVGLLSRSPAIAQGKSAPITAFSATVTSPGSELSLISHPQDYSGKLLAAKTTERVKKIVSSVSKAPIILDGRELFLLSQAGDYPAEFRAEWINTQLKQAAQSSVPVTVKVEERNQLPTILLNDQYLLTVTQLDAIDGMTATEQAEIWAKQIQQALQQAQQERSADFMQEALIQVSAMVMFALALHWFLGHIWRQYIVSGLQRLMPVPAGSSPDSHKLMDVLLNLTLASARMGLWLATIFNITNLFPLTRQWIYRLTNSLGATFTSPILTLSQNDYTVTDILILMALLFGVVFISGIATNLVKSRILGLTGFNRGAQEAVAVIIKYSLIILGTLVVLQIWGLDISSLTILASALGVGIGFGFQDIAKNFGSGLVLIFERPIQVGDFIEIGTYMGTVERIGARSTLIRTLNNISIIVPNSRFLETEVINWSHHNPVSRLKLPVGVEYGSDMKKVKQALLDATKDHEGVLPFPAPQILFKGFGESYLDFELLVWTKEPSKQYLLKSDIYFRIEELFREQDIKIPFPQQDLHLHSEDLPLSLSPELERLISRLLERLGNQKNGSSDVIKNAERDRIERD, encoded by the coding sequence GTGAAAAACAATCGAAACCGTCATCAATTTTGGCTGTTGCCGGCCTGTTGTATTGCTGGAATTGTAATGGCGCTGCTTGTGGGTTTGCTGAGCCGGTCGCCGGCAATCGCTCAAGGGAAAAGCGCTCCGATAACAGCCTTCAGTGCTACTGTAACTTCGCCAGGATCGGAACTTTCCTTAATCAGCCACCCGCAAGATTATTCAGGGAAGTTACTAGCTGCCAAAACCACCGAACGAGTCAAAAAAATCGTTTCCTCAGTTTCTAAGGCTCCGATCATTTTAGATGGTCGAGAACTGTTTTTACTCAGTCAAGCGGGAGATTATCCAGCCGAATTTCGCGCTGAGTGGATTAATACTCAACTGAAACAGGCAGCTCAATCTTCCGTGCCGGTGACAGTCAAGGTGGAAGAACGTAACCAATTACCAACAATTTTACTGAATGATCAGTATTTGCTGACGGTCACCCAACTCGATGCAATTGACGGCATGACGGCAACAGAACAAGCGGAGATTTGGGCGAAACAAATTCAGCAAGCACTGCAACAAGCTCAGCAAGAACGCAGCGCCGACTTTATGCAAGAAGCGTTAATTCAAGTCAGCGCGATGGTCATGTTTGCGCTGGCGCTTCATTGGTTTTTAGGGCATATTTGGCGGCAGTATATCGTTTCAGGATTGCAAAGACTGATGCCGGTGCCGGCAGGTTCGAGTCCTGACTCTCATAAATTGATGGATGTATTGCTTAACCTCACCCTAGCGAGTGCGCGCATGGGTTTATGGTTAGCCACAATTTTTAATATCACCAATTTATTTCCCCTAACGCGTCAATGGATTTACCGGCTCACAAACAGCCTCGGTGCAACGTTTACTTCCCCGATCCTCACCCTTAGTCAAAACGATTACACGGTGACGGATATCCTCATTCTAATGGCTCTACTTTTTGGAGTCGTTTTTATTTCTGGAATCGCCACCAATCTGGTAAAATCTCGGATTTTGGGACTCACCGGCTTTAATCGGGGCGCACAGGAAGCTGTTGCCGTCATTATTAAATATAGCTTAATTATTTTGGGCACTTTAGTTGTGCTGCAAATTTGGGGGTTAGATATTAGTTCCTTAACCATTCTCGCTAGTGCGCTCGGTGTTGGGATTGGTTTTGGTTTTCAAGATATCGCCAAAAACTTTGGCAGTGGTTTAGTCTTAATTTTTGAGCGCCCAATTCAGGTGGGAGACTTTATTGAAATCGGAACCTATATGGGCACAGTCGAACGAATTGGGGCACGCAGCACCCTGATCCGAACGCTCAATAATATTTCCATTATTGTGCCAAATTCCCGCTTTTTAGAAACCGAAGTGATTAACTGGAGTCATCACAATCCAGTTTCACGGTTGAAGTTGCCGGTTGGGGTGGAATACGGTTCAGATATGAAAAAAGTTAAACAAGCATTGTTGGATGCCACGAAAGATCATGAGGGTGTCTTGCCCTTTCCTGCACCCCAAATTTTATTTAAAGGGTTTGGGGAGAGTTATCTGGATTTTGAATTACTTGTGTGGACAAAAGAACCTAGCAAGCAATATCTTCTCAAAAGCGATATCTATTTTCGCATTGAAGAACTTTTTCGGGAGCAAGATATCAAAATTCCTTTCCCACAACAAGATTTACATTTACATTCTGAAGATTTGCCCTTGAGCTTGTCGCCAGAATTGGAGCGTCTTATATCACGTCTGTTAGAACGCTTAGGAAATCAGAAAAACGGATCATCTGATGTGATAAAGAACGCAGAACGCGATAGAATTGAGCGGGATTGA